cagcctcccaaatagctgggattacacgcatgccaccatgctggctaatttttgtatttttagtagagtgaaGTGTCCAGTTAAAAATGGTTGAtataggtcaggcacagtggcttatgcctgtaatcccaccactttgggaggctgaggcaggaagatagcttgaggccaggaacttgagaccagcctggaagaCGAACTATGTTGCAGAGACTCCATcactacaaaataatattttaaaaaattaactgggcctggtagtatgtgcctgtcattctagctacttgggaggctgaagtgggaggatcgcgtGGGCCAGGGAAgtcgagactacagtgagctatgatcacaccactgcactgcagcctgggcaacagggcgagacttcacctcaaaaaaaaaattatgcacaTATTTTACTATGAAAAAAATTCCCTGAAGCATGTTTTGGAGGATGCTAACTGAACATACCTGTTTTCTCGACAGCCAGTTCTGGTGCCTGCAGAATTGGCCACAGAGCCTGGGAACAGACGGAACACAAGGACAAAGGATGCATCCTCTCAGGAAGGAAGAGACCCTGGCAGGCCTGTTGAAACCTCTGGTGAGGTCAGCGCTCTTCTTGGGATGGCCGAGGAGACCCCCAGGTGGCTGGACAGCGACCTTGGAAGCCTGTCTTTCAACACCAAAGGATCCCAGGGTCCTCCCTGGGACCCCCAGGCCGAAGCCAGTCTCTCCCGCCATGAAGGAGACCCAAAGGCAGAGCCCGCCTCACAAGAATCTGTGAACCGCCGGGCCCTCCgacaggagagaaggaaaatgatagaGAAGGACATCCTCCAGAAAGTCACCCGGGATGCCTGCGGCCCGGCCAGCAGTGACCAAGGCGGGGTGAAGGAGGCGCCCTGCCACGCTGTGGAGTCAGCTGCCAGATCCAAAATGCCCCTTGCAGAGCCTCCGGAGGGACCACCAGTGCTCTCGCTCCAGGTAGGCGCCTCCACGTGCCTGGCTCTTTCTCAGGCCTGTTACCTGCGGCATGGCCGCTGTTCCCATGCACTGGGGCTAGAAGCAGCTTGAGGGCTGGCCCACTAGGACCCTAGGCGCATTATCCACTATTCTGTGTACCTGTCTCAGCAGAGCGGTTGGGGGGTCCCAGCAGAGCACATCCTTGGGTGGGGGTTAACAAGAAACAGAACAAGCAGGGCCTGCCTTCTTTAAAGAGacaaaaggaggccaggcacagcggcttgcacctgtaatcccagcactttgggaggccgaggagggagcccaggagtttgagaccagcctggtcaacacagtgagaccctcatctctaaaaaagtagtagtaggccgggcgcggtggctcaagcctgtaatcccagcactttggggggccgagacgggtggatcacgaggtcaggagatcgagaccatcctggctaacacagtgaaaccccatctctactaaaaaatacaaaaatcagccgggcgtggtggctcacgcctgtaatcccagcactttgggaggctgaggcgggcggatcacaaggtcaggagatcgagaccttcctggctaacaccgtgaaacctcgtctctactaaaaatacaaaaaattagccgggtgtggtggcgggcacctgtggtcccagctactcgggaggctgaggcaggagaatggcgtgggcccgggaggcagagcttgcagtgagccaagatcgcgccactgcactccagcctgggcgacagagcgagactccgtctcaaaaaaaaaaaaaaaaaaaaaaaaatacaaaaatctagccgggcgaggtagcgggcgcctgtagtcccagctactcgggaggctgaggcaggagaatagcgtgaacccgggaggtggagcttgcagtgagctgagatccggccactgcactccagcctgggccacagagcgagactccgccaaaaaaaaaaaaaaaaattaaaaaaaaattaaaaaataaaaaagaagaagtgatgtataaatttaaaaagagagaaaaaaaggaattccaCTCGCAAGGgtgtttataaatacatatagcCATGTCTAAAATATAGAACCTGGTTCTGTCAAAGCCTGATCTCAAAATATGAAAGCCCTCATTCTCATAAACTAGCGAACACCTGTTACAGAGTTGTATTCAGTGCATTAATGAGGGAACCAGCAGGATGACAGAGCCAGTTTAATGAGATCATAAGAAATTGGGAttttagccggtgtggtggctcatgcctgtaatccctacactttgggaagctgaggaaggaggatcatctgaggtcaggagtttgagaccagcctggccaacatggtgaaaccctgactctattaaaaatacaaaaattagccaagtgtgctAGTGCACACCTATAACccaatacttgggaggctgaggcaggagaatcgcttgaacccgggagatggagatcacgcccctgtactccagtttgggggacagagcgagactccatctcaaaaaaaaagaaattgggatTTTGTAAAACactggggaaagagagaggaatgCAGAGATACGCTTGCTACATTCATGTCCTAGAGGAGTTGTCTACTGGACAGAAAAGTAACCATCACACCTTCTCAGTTTTACAAATTGTGGAGAATTTTTCTTAACAGCTTAGAGAAAACTGGCATCAGGTATACACAGAAGTCATGTTGACTACTGTTTAAATCAACAGTTCTTTCCGTTCACCTGAAAACTTACTTTTCTCCACTTACAGGGCTGCAGAGAGTTGAAAGGTCATATGATAAACATGAATTCTTGATTAATTTCCTCACACTCACTCTGCCCCTAAGCACTCACTGCCAAGCCTTTCAGTTTTAGCTCCTGCTTGGAACAGCTTAATTCTTCAAAGAACAAAACTTTTTAACCTCCAAACATTCTGAACCTGTATGAACCTAAATAGTATTTCTTGAAACAACACAGGGtttggctgggctcggtggctcacgcctgtaatcccaacactttgggagacccaggcggatggatcacttgaggtcaggcattcaagaccagcctggccaacatggtgaaaccccgtctctactaaaaatacaaaaattaggctgggtgtggtggctcatgcctgtaatctcagcactttgggaggtggaggtggaggcgggtggatcacctgcggtcagcagtttgttcgagaccagcctggccaacatggtgaaaccccgtctttactaaaaatacaaaaaaaaaaaaaaaaaattaaccaggcgtggtagcacatgcctgtaattccagccacttgggaggctgaggcaggagaatcacttgaacctgggaggcggaggttgcagtgagctgagctcgcagcactacactccagcctgggcaacagagtgagactcggtctcaaaaacaaaacaaaaacaaaatgaaacaacacaGGGTTTCCTTCAGGTCAAACAACGTCTTTGTgccaaaaacaaaagtaaagtaCTGATCTCCAAGAAAGCATAGGAAGGAGGTGGCCAAAGTGCAGGCCCACCTTAACAGAGGCATTCAATCTGTAATGGAAAGGTGGGGTCAGCCCATTTGCAAACTCTGTCATGCATTTAATTCCTGATTTCTACACCCCAACATCCTATGACCATCTCCATGGGTCACAGCAGCTGTGAAGCAGGTACCGTGCCTCTGGGGCCCCTCAGCATCCTCATAATCACTGGTTTTAATGATTTCAGCAACTTGAAGCGTGGGATTTGGATTACATCCTTCAGAGTCTGGCGGGGCAAGAAGACAACCAGGGAAATCGTGGACCTGGAACTGTGTGGTGGGCAGCCGACCGCCGCCAAGTTCAAGGTCTGACCTTGAACACTGGAGCCCACGTGAATCCCCAGAAGCAGCACCTTCCTGGGCCCCTCAGGCTGGTCACAGACCGTCCTGCAGTCCACACGTGTCTTCCCTGCCGGCCCCGCCCTGAACATTCATGCTGCCAGTCCCTGAAagacttcattcattcatgtgaCCACTTACTACGTGCCAGGCGTGGGCCAGGTCCTAGGGACAAAGGAGAGGCCTCCAGACACTACCCCATGACCCatacctcctcctccccacctccctgggccggccttcctttccttccttccttccttccttcctccctccctccctccctccctccttcttcctgggAGGAGGAAGCCCCATCTTCTGTGCACAGTCAGCTCCTAAGCACATTCCTGCTTCCCCGGCCtccccattttaaaaggcagGCAAAACTCAGAGCTTTGCTCCGGGAAGTCctgcaaataaaatgaaagctcTCTAACCCCTCCCTACCCACTCGGTCCGCAAAGGCGAGGGGAGGCAGGTCTGAGGCAGAGGAGCCAGGGCAGGTGCAGAGCTTCTGCCTCTGGTCCCAAAGCAAAGACTCCCCAGTGACTCACAGCCCGTGCTATGTTAAATATCGTTTTGTTCATTTGTAATTCACACCCCATAAGGCAGGAGGTAGACAGCCAACCATTCTGGAGggcgcgtgtgtgcgtgtgtatgtgtgtgtaactGGCACTCCCTTTGTGGAGGGGAGTGCGGCAgaatgtattctttcttttttttgagacagagttttgctcttgttacccaagctggagtgcaatggtgcgatctcagctcactgcaacctccacctctcgggttcaagctattctcctgcctcagcctcctgagtagctgggattacaggcacacaccaccaggcctggctcatttttttgtgtttttagtagaaacaggatttcactgtgttagccaggctggtctcaaactcctgatctcaggtgatctgcctgcctcggccttccaaagtgatgagattacaagTGAGAGCGACTGCGCCCGGCTGAACGTATTCTCTATTTTAAAGGCACATAACCCTTTGATcaagctatttcttttcttttttttttttttttgagacagagtctcgctctgtctcccgggctgcagtgcagtggccggatctcagctcactgcaagctccgcctcccgggttcacgccattctccggcttcagcctcccgagtagctgggactacaggcgcccaccacctcgcccggctagttttttgtatttcttaatagagacggggtttcaccctgttagccaggatgatcttgatctcctgacctcgtgatccacccgtctcggcctcccaaagtgctgggattacaggattgagccaccgcgcccggcctgatcaaGCTATTTCACTTAGAAAATCTGTCTTACACTGTTATTCTAGTAGGTAGTGTGTGTTCAAAGATGTTTGCTGCAgtgttgtttaaaaatatgaaaagctgGAAACAGCCCATATTCAGTAGGAGTCCAGCTAGATCGTTTTAGCACAGAATACTGCGGCTAGTGAGGGGATCTCCGTAGGTTAACGTGGAAGCATGTAATatacaaagtgaaaaaaatgaagttgaaaaaAAACCTATAGAAGATGatcctattattttttttaaatcagcacaCAGAACTGTTCATTATGATCACCTGTGACAAGTGGGACCGGGGTGTGAGGAAGTGGGATAAACTTTTAAAGCCACGTCACTCCTACTTCACAGAGCCCTTGCACCACAGGCCCTGCTCATAAAGactctgcccgcctcagccctgCCGAGCTGGAGGTGGAGTCCTCAGAGGGCTGAGTAGGGAGAGGGCTGGGTGGGGGCAGTGGAGGAACCTGAGGTCCGTTCACATGCAGAGACCCCAGGGGTCCTGAGGCTCAAGCTGCTGTAAGTGGGCCAAGTCCCCACTAATCAGCCTCTCCTTTGGCCATCCTCAGACCGCACGGTGCCGAGCGCCGACGACAGGCTCATGGAACAGCTGGCCCTCCTGTGCACCATGCAGTCCAGGGCCTCTGCTTGTGCCTGGAAGGTGCCTGCCGACACCCCCCAGGACACcgaggaggcaggggcaggaagcAGGTGGGACTTGTAGCCAGGTATGGCTCCTGTGGTCCTTTACAACGGCCCCATGGTTTTGTAGCACTGACTGGGCCTACTAAGGGCAGGGCACTCCATGTGCATTTTCTCAGTCACtcttatcatccccattttagagatggggaaaccgaggctcacAGAGGTTGACTCCCTGGCCATAAATGGCAGGGCTGGGACTCAAGCCCTAAAATACCTGCTTTTTCCCCAAACCCAGTGGGAACCCTCCCTTCAATGAGAAGCCATGAGGCCTCCCTGGAAGTAGGAAGGTTATCACATGACCCTGCCCCTCTGGCCACAGCTGATTGGTCCAGCCTGGGGCATGTGACCCCGGCCATGGGATTTGTCaatctctgtgtctctgtgtagGGGTGGAAGGGCAACAGCCACCTGTCCTGCCACAGGGAGAAAGGCAAGCTACAgtgaagctgggagaggcagaggtggaggcagggccCCAGGGTCCTGTAAGGCCCCGCTATATGCCTgcactcccaacactttggttgTTCCAAacttgaggaatctgagaaccaGGGAATCCCTTTTCACCTGAGCAGCAGTGGGTTTCTGTGCCTAGGAACCAAATTACCAAACAGAAATGGCTagacctggccaggcgcggtggctcacgcctgtaatcccagcactttgggaggccgaggcaggcagatcacctgaggtcaggagttcgagacaagcctggccaacatggcgaaacccgtctctactaaaaatacaaaaaaattatccaggcatgctggtgcatgcctgtaatcccagctacttgggaggctgaaatcacttgaacacaggaggtggaggttgcagtgaccaagatcacaccactggccactgcagtccagcctgagtgacagagcgagactctgtctcaaaaaaaaatggagagaccTGCACTGTTCACCATGGCAGCCattagccatgtgtggctatTAAACACCTAACGTGatgggccgggcgaggtggctcaagcctgtaatcccagcactttgggaggccgagatgggcggatcacgaggtcaggagatcgagaccatcctggctaacacagtgaaaccccgtctctactaagaaatacaaaaaatagccgggcgaggtggcagcgcctgtagtcccagctactcgggaggctgaggccggagaatggcgtgaacccgggaggcggagcttgcagtgagctgagatccggccactgcactccagcctgggctacagagcgagactccgtctcaaaaaaaaaaaaaaaaaaaaaaaaacacctaacgTGATGaatgtgactgaggaactgaagtttttattcatttgattttaAATGGCTTAAATGTAAACTTAGTCACTTGTGGCAAGTGGCTACACTTACCACAGATAGACAGCATGTCCATCAGTAGGGAAGTTCTGTTGGCCAGCGGTGGCCTAAATCTCACAGGCTGTTCTGAAGCGTAAAAGAGCAAATGTGTTTAATGAGCCTTTTGGTAGAGAGTGGGCACTCACTGGGGGGCAGCCACGAGCACTGTGACTGGACACACCCAGCGCAGGTCACAGAGTTATCACAGACAGGTGACTCCACAACACCTGCTTTTCTCATCTCAGATGTTCCTCGAGGAAGCCGGGCTCCGAGGCCGGGCCAGGCCCACAGCTGGCCCAGGGCATGAGGCTTAACACAGAGCCCCCCACCATCTTCATTGACCTGCGGCAGACGGTGCCACCAGACCACCTGTCCCCAGCAAGGTCCAGAGGGCAGTGACTACCCCATACCAGCCTCTACTTTGCGGAGTTGCCTGTTGACCTCACAAAGCCTCTGGTGGATCCCAGTGGGGAGGAACAGGGACTTCAAAAGGCTTGGATCAATTCTCAACTGAAAAGTGCTTTTAGCCTGGAACAGAGTCTGGCCTACAGTCCCCCTGGGTCCCtgcagggagggaagaagaggggcACGGGGCACACCTCCTCGGGCTGGGCTCTATACAATAGAGTGCATCACCCACACCTGCCCTCACCTCCTGGCAGGGCGTCCACCAGCCTCCAGTGTGGCTACAGCCCTCTTGCATTAGGTCACCAGCAAAGCCCAAGTGCTTCAGGCCCCAACAGGAGTTGGACCACCAGGTGGAGTGGGCACATCCAGAAACCCATTTCTCTCCCCGCAGCTCCAGCCACAGCTCCTCTGAcagcgaggaggaggaggaggaagtggagatGGCAGCTCTGGGAGACGCAGAGGGGGCATCTCCTTCCTCCCTGGGGCTACGGTAACCACCAAGGGGCCTCCGGCCACCTGCAGATGTCACACCTCTGCTTTCCGCAGCAAGCCCTCCACCTGGCACATTTACCGCCTGTGGTGAGGTCTTGCTGCACCCACCGCACAGGGTGGGGGGGCGGCACAGCTTCCATCATCCCGCCCATGTCCACTGGGTCCCAGCAGTGGCAGCGGCGATGGGCCGCCTGAATTGCATTCTTACTCTGAAATGGGAGCTGGGCTTACCTGCTTTTCTCCCGTTTCAGTAAGGAGTGCTGGGAGGTGCGGCCCCCACGGGGTTGAGTTTGGTCTCATTGTGTCACAGGAGCTGTACCGGGAAAAGCCAGCTTCTCCAGCAGCTCAGGGCCTTTCGGAAGGGGATAGCCCAGCCCAAGCTGCCCGCCAACAAGGGGCCTGGTGGCGAGAGGGCTCAGGCCCCTGAAGACACGGCTGCATCAGGAACTGTGAGGAAGCAACATATGAAGCTCTGCGCCAAGGGGCAGAGCGCCCAGGCCCGACTCCCAAGaggcaggcccagggccctggggGATGCTCCTGAGCCAGGGGCAGCCAGGGAGGCCCTGATGCCTCCCTTGGACCAACTGTAGCTGCCTCAGGTAGTGGGATCCCAGGAGTGGGCAGGGGTGGGCTGACTTGCCATGGACCATGGGCCCTGGCATCCCCTTGTTGTCCCTGCATTTCCACTAGCAGGGGCATTCCACAGGCAGGGACCTTCAGGCTGTGGACTGTTGCCCACCCTGTTAGAGCTCGGTCACAGATGCGTGAACTTAGAGCAAGGATGCAGATGCAAATCTGTATGTAACGTGTGACAACGGCTTTGGGAAAAAGGGGCCTGGTCCTCtgagggagaggggcagggacagCAGGAGGACGGGGTGCTGCTCTCTGCGGGACTCTGGGACTCTGTCTGTCTCCAGGTCTGCATTTTTTTAAGCAGGCATCTAGTATTCCCATCAATAaggtctttttaaaaaccaagcaaAACATATTTAGAGGATTTCAGGGTTGAAAAAGACCTAAGCCTTATTTTCTGGCTTCCTGCCTACTTGCTATTTTGGGCACCTAAAttaacacacaacacacatgcatGCCTACCCACATAGACCTAATACACGTattttttttggtctcttttcgagacacagtagctgggactacaggtgcatgccaccacgcctggctaatttttttgtttgtagagatggggtctcacgatgttgcccaggttggtctcaaactcctgggctcaaccctcctgcctaggcctcccacagtgctaggattacaggtatgagctgctAGCCTGGCTCTTAATGAACTTTTTGAAAGAGGAGTAACGAgaatttgctttctctttctcttctttacctAAGATAGAAAGGCATAGATAGATTCTCAAGGCCTTTGCCCTTTATGAATCTAGAGAATACTGGAAACCCCTGGAAATGCTGTCCCATGGAGAATGGAGCAGCAGCCTCACTTGTTGATCACCAGCAAGAGCTGGGGACAGCTGCTTGCCCCGTGCCAAGACCTGGTCCCTCCACAGGACATGCCTGGTCTTCCTGGGTCCTGTTCCTTTGTCAGCACTGTCCTGCAGCCCCGTCTTCACAGGATGCTTTTGTAACTGCTATGATCAGTCCTGACCTGGCCACCTGTGTGTCTCCCCAACCTTGTCTCCAGGATGTGTCCCGCTGCCTGCCCCAAGGGAAGAACAGAGAAATCATCATCACCTCAGGCCCCACAGCACCATGGGCTCAGGCAGCACAGCAGGGTGCCAGGCCTTTGGGCCAGTGTCCCAGCTTCTCCTGGGGTTCACCCCTCGCTGCCATGTCGCCAAGGATGGGCAGGGGTCTCTTTGCATCAAGCCTTGTGCCAGGCAAAAGACAGGCCCTGCCTGGCTGTGGTCACTGGCCGCCAAGATCAGGGCCACAGACATCTACTCTCCAGACCCCATGTGATCGGGCCACTGGGGATCCCCACCCAACCCCACTCCCAATGATGAGGGGTGTTTTCGTTACAAGTCAAAGGCAAGACAGACTTCCATAAAGTCCCAGGAGGTTCCTCCTGCAGGGCACAAGGCCAGGCTGCCTCCCAGCCCTCAGGCCCTCTCCCACCTACAGAGACCCTCCTCTGCCCCTCTGCTCCAGGACATGTGCACCCACAACAGGCCTCTGCCCCATCCTCTCCCCTCGCCTCTGCTT
This genomic window from Macaca mulatta isolate MMU2019108-1 chromosome 20, T2T-MMU8v2.0, whole genome shotgun sequence contains:
- the DNAAF8 gene encoding dynein axonemal assembly factor 8 isoform X1 translates to MASNDEGMAPSLGSPWASQTGPWDAILKAVKDQLPSLDSDSSLSDYGEEELFIFQRNQTALIPDLSEELAEDPADGDKSRTWAAAAEESLPEVCGTQKSVRLCVCNPVLVPAELATEPGNRRNTRTKDASSQEGRDPGRPVETSGEVSALLGMAEETPRWLDSDLGSLSFNTKGSQGPPWDPQAEASLSRHEGDPKAEPASQESVNRRALRQERRKMIEKDILQKVTRDACGPASSDQGGVKEAPCHAVESAARSKMPLAEPPEGPPVLSLQQLEAWDLDYILQSLAGQEDNQGNRGPGTVWWAADRRQVQDRTVPSADDRLMEQLALLCTMQSRASACAWKVPADTPQDTEEAGAGSRCSSRKPGSEAGPGPQLAQGMRLNTEPPTIFIDLRQTVPPDHLSPASSSHSSSDSEEEEEEVEMAALGDAEGASPSSLGLRSCTGKSQLLQQLRAFRKGIAQPKLPANKGPGGERAQAPEDTAASGTVRKQHMKLCAKGQSAQARLPRGRPRALGDAPEPGAAREALMPPLDQL
- the DNAAF8 gene encoding dynein axonemal assembly factor 8 isoform X2, whose product is MASNDEGMAPSLGSPWASQTGPWDAILKAVKDQLPSLDSDSSLSDYGEEELFIFQRNQTALIPDLSEELAEDPADGDKSRTWAAAAEESLPEPVLVPAELATEPGNRRNTRTKDASSQEGRDPGRPVETSGEVSALLGMAEETPRWLDSDLGSLSFNTKGSQGPPWDPQAEASLSRHEGDPKAEPASQESVNRRALRQERRKMIEKDILQKVTRDACGPASSDQGGVKEAPCHAVESAARSKMPLAEPPEGPPVLSLQQLEAWDLDYILQSLAGQEDNQGNRGPGTVWWAADRRQVQDRTVPSADDRLMEQLALLCTMQSRASACAWKVPADTPQDTEEAGAGSRCSSRKPGSEAGPGPQLAQGMRLNTEPPTIFIDLRQTVPPDHLSPASSSHSSSDSEEEEEEVEMAALGDAEGASPSSLGLRSCTGKSQLLQQLRAFRKGIAQPKLPANKGPGGERAQAPEDTAASGTVRKQHMKLCAKGQSAQARLPRGRPRALGDAPEPGAAREALMPPLDQL